A genomic window from Punica granatum isolate Tunisia-2019 chromosome 2, ASM765513v2, whole genome shotgun sequence includes:
- the LOC116195806 gene encoding pleckstrin homology domain-containing protein 1: MASLWRLASSTFTSDKPAADYDGVEFWTNPERTGWLTKQGEYIKTWRRRWFVLKQGKLFWFKESTVTRASRPRGVIPVASCLTVKGAEDVLNKQYAFELSTRNDTMYFIADSEKEKEDWINSIGRSIVQHSRSVTDSEIVDYDSKR, translated from the coding sequence ATGGCGAGCCTGTGGCGGCTGGCGTCCAGCACCTTCACCTCCGACAAGCCGGCCGCCGACTACGACGGCGTGGAGTTCTGGACCAACCCCGAGCGCACCGGGTGGCTCACCAAGCAGGGCGAGTACATCAAGACCTGGCGCCGCCGTTGGTTCGTCCTCAAGCAGGGCAAGCTCTTCTGGTTCAAGGAATCCACCGTCACCCGCGCCTCCCGCCCCCGCGGCGTCATCCCCGTGGCCTCCTGCCTCACTGTAAAGGGCGCCGAGGACGTCCTCAACAAGCAGTACGCCTTCGAGCTCTCCACCAGAAACGATACCATGTACTTCATCGCCGACTccgagaaggagaaggaggatTGGATCAATTCCATCGGCCGGTCCATTGTGCAGCACTCCCGGTCCGTCACCGACTCCGAGATCGTCGACTACGACAGCAAGCGGTGA
- the LOC116195805 gene encoding uncharacterized protein LOC116195805 isoform X1, giving the protein MASLLPLHLTRLLHCSKPVYSDKKPSIRTGPLYSWKFGGKERENYDLSKDYPSAKCDLVCNPSSRWFPWRVSASAASFFSDQTNSENASPLVKHSSHGVEFNRVNCLVWVLHESARSFSLAVESLKLPGSGAELSNAWLGKDVHEWHKVAGYQVAVYALLKTAIGVEFLLSRERSNGPLPVQEILGKRLNFLENYIEIQLRERHAELVNWFRRVELPRIEAYFAPLLKKWSMEFAGSGVAGIIVAITCCAAVSKLGPRQSSCASVSLTIDDILVELMELSHRLVSVDKLYNLAAEAGCELLFLTYFGTKILPSKNVEELEFWIGLAKQKLLVAFHEEPVISGLKVFQDEVKADSLAVLGLFAYLGRSTRLYLSKMGIKDIDDLVKDFLSYLECGILFIHPEFSSTPVYQLFMDVIKDEIGWLDFYASLSFVRNPERKRSKQHPIQAEKEMILSAVFTVCYDVFSGFAHLSRSTLQPLDAELLAFLLRSQNLLALCLEDYWAAYDRSCREPVKIMEAGVIENTSITVARPPARLSPALEAQQMTVLMAQECLKNRSLNLAHMIKPIGSAEMDRMTSSGLPTAEPNILSENLLRKYSVKFVSTSSDLWMGTQLLLIDITVSMELLLKQWRGHKVSKREQKKLKRTLKDIASLIPVTILMLLPVTAVGHAAIFTAIKKYLPSMIPSPYSSERLAMVRQLRRTKKMEIRLWSNLEDPSSRMI; this is encoded by the exons ATGGCTTCCCTGTTGCCACTGCATCTCACCAGGCTTCTCCATTGCTC AAAACCAGTTTATTCGGACAAGAAACCCAGTATTAGGACCGGGCCGTTGTACTCGTGGAAATTTGGTGGGAAGGAGCGTGAAAATTATGACCTGTCAAAGGATTATCCGTCTGCAAAGTGTGATCTTGTTTGTAATCCTTCTTCAAGATGGTTTCCCTGGAGAGTGTCGGCCTCTGCAGCTTCGTTTTTCTCTGATCAAACCAACAGTGAGAACGCATCTCCTCTAGTTAAGCATTCTAGTCATGGAGTGGAGTTCAATCGCGTAAATTGTCTCGTGTGGGTTCTCCATGAATCTGCGCGGAGCTTTTCTCTTGCCGTTGAATCTCTCAAGTTGCCTGGAAGTGGTGCTGAGCTTTCAAATGCATGGCTTGGGAAGGATGTGCATGAATGGCACAAAGTGGCCGGCTATCAG GTCGCAGTCTACGCTTTGCTGAAAACAGCTATTGGGGTGGAGTTCTTGCTTTCTCGGGAGCGTAGCAATGGTCCTTTGCCTGTCCAAGAGAT CTTAGGCAAGAGGCTGAACTTTTTGGAGAACTACATTGAAATTCAGTTGCGCGAGAGACATGCAGAATTGGTAAATTGGTTTAGACGGGTGGAACTGCCAAGGATAGAAGCATATTTCGCTCCTCTGTTGAAGAAGTGGTCTATGGAATTCGCGGGAAG TGGCGTTGCAGGGATCATTGTTGCTATAACTTGCTGTGCAGCAGTCAGCAAACTTGGTCCTCGACAATCATCATGTGCGTCGGTCTCATTAACGATTGATGATATTCTGGTTGAGCTTATGGAGCTTTCCCATAGGCTGGTATCAGTTGATAAGCTGTATAATTTAGCAGCAGAGGCGGGCTGCGAGTTACTCTTTCTGACATACTTTGGGACAAAAATTCTTCCCAGCAAGAATGTTGAAGAACTAGAATTTTGGATTGGGTTGGCAAAGCAGAAGCTATTAGTTGCATTCCATGAAGAGCCTGTAATATCAGGCCTGAAGGTTTTTCAGGACGAG GTGAAAGCTGATAGTTTGGCTGTTCTTGGACTATTTGCATACCTGGGCAGAAGTACTAGATTGTATTTGTCAAAAATGGGCATAAAAGATATTGATGATCTGGTTAAGGATTTCCTCAG TTACTTGGAGTGTGGCATCCTTTTCATACACCCTGAATTCTCCTCCACGCCGGTTTACCAGCTCTTTATGGAT GTAATCAAAGATGAAATTGGATGGCTCGACTTTTATGCTTCACTATCTTTTGTACGGAATCCCGAGAGAAAGAGATCCAAACAGCATCCCATACAGGCAGAGAAAGAAATGATTCTATCTGCTGTGTTTACTGTCTGCTATGATGTCTTCTCTGGGTTCGCCCATTTAAGCCGCTCAACTTTGCAACCTTTAGATGCAGAATTGCTGGCATTCCTGCTTAGAAG TCAAAATCTACTGGCGCTTTGTCTGGAAGACTATTGGGCTGCCTATGATAGATCATG CAGGGAACCAGTAAAGATTATGGAGGCAGGAGTTATTGAAAATACATCGATTACAGTAGCTAGACCGCCAGCCAGGTTGTCTCCAGCTTTGGAAGCACAACAAATGACTGTCTTGATGGCACAAGAATGTTTAAAGAACAGGTCCCTGAACCTGGCTCACATGATTAAG CCCATCGGATCTGCTGAAATGGATAGGATGACCTCTTCAGGACTACCTACTGCTGAGCCCAACATACTTTCTGAAAATTTACTCAGGAAATATAGCGTGAAGTTTGTGTCAACGAGCTCT GATCTATGGATGGGTACCCAGTTGCTCTTAATAGACATTACGGTGTCCATGGAACTTCTCCTGAAACAGTGGCGAGGCCACAAGGTCTCAAAGCGGGAGCAGAAGAAGCTAAAGAGGACATTAAAAGATATAGCTTCACTTATCCCCGTGACAATTCTGATGCTGCTTCCT GTAACGGCTGTGGGTCATGCGGCCATCTTCACTGCGATCAAGAAGTACTTGCCATCCATG ATCCCTTCTCCATATTCCTCGGAACGCTTGGCCATGGTGAGACAACTAAGGAGGACTAAGAAGATGGAAATCCGATTGTGGAGTAATCTAGAAGATCCCTCCTCCAGAATGATTTGA
- the LOC116195805 gene encoding uncharacterized protein LOC116195805 isoform X2, with protein MASLLPLHLTRLLHCSKPVYSDKKPSIRTGPLYSWKFGGKERENYDLSKDYPSAKCDLVCNPSSRWFPWRVSASAASFFSDQTNSENASPLVKHSSHGVEFNRVNCLVWVLHESARSFSLAVESLKLPGSGAELSNAWLGKDVHEWHKVAGYQVAVYALLKTAIGVEFLLSRERSNGPLPVQEILGKRLNFLENYIEIQLRERHAELVNWFRRVELPRIEAYFAPLLKKWSMEFAGSGVAGIIVAITCCAAVSKLGPRQSSCASVSLTIDDILVELMELSHRLVSVDKLYNLAAEAGCELLFLTYFGTKILPSKNVEELEFWIGLAKQKLLVAFHEEPVISGLKVFQDEVKADSLAVLGLFAYLGRSTRLYLSKMGIKDIDDLVKDFLSYLECGILFIHPEFSSTPVYQLFMDVIKDEIGWLDFYASLSFVRNPERKRSKQHPIQAEKEMILSAVFTVCYDVFSGFAHLSRSTLQPLDAELLAFLLRSQNLLALCLEDYWAAYDRSWEPVKIMEAGVIENTSITVARPPARLSPALEAQQMTVLMAQECLKNRSLNLAHMIKPIGSAEMDRMTSSGLPTAEPNILSENLLRKYSVKFVSTSSDLWMGTQLLLIDITVSMELLLKQWRGHKVSKREQKKLKRTLKDIASLIPVTILMLLPVTAVGHAAIFTAIKKYLPSMIPSPYSSERLAMVRQLRRTKKMEIRLWSNLEDPSSRMI; from the exons ATGGCTTCCCTGTTGCCACTGCATCTCACCAGGCTTCTCCATTGCTC AAAACCAGTTTATTCGGACAAGAAACCCAGTATTAGGACCGGGCCGTTGTACTCGTGGAAATTTGGTGGGAAGGAGCGTGAAAATTATGACCTGTCAAAGGATTATCCGTCTGCAAAGTGTGATCTTGTTTGTAATCCTTCTTCAAGATGGTTTCCCTGGAGAGTGTCGGCCTCTGCAGCTTCGTTTTTCTCTGATCAAACCAACAGTGAGAACGCATCTCCTCTAGTTAAGCATTCTAGTCATGGAGTGGAGTTCAATCGCGTAAATTGTCTCGTGTGGGTTCTCCATGAATCTGCGCGGAGCTTTTCTCTTGCCGTTGAATCTCTCAAGTTGCCTGGAAGTGGTGCTGAGCTTTCAAATGCATGGCTTGGGAAGGATGTGCATGAATGGCACAAAGTGGCCGGCTATCAG GTCGCAGTCTACGCTTTGCTGAAAACAGCTATTGGGGTGGAGTTCTTGCTTTCTCGGGAGCGTAGCAATGGTCCTTTGCCTGTCCAAGAGAT CTTAGGCAAGAGGCTGAACTTTTTGGAGAACTACATTGAAATTCAGTTGCGCGAGAGACATGCAGAATTGGTAAATTGGTTTAGACGGGTGGAACTGCCAAGGATAGAAGCATATTTCGCTCCTCTGTTGAAGAAGTGGTCTATGGAATTCGCGGGAAG TGGCGTTGCAGGGATCATTGTTGCTATAACTTGCTGTGCAGCAGTCAGCAAACTTGGTCCTCGACAATCATCATGTGCGTCGGTCTCATTAACGATTGATGATATTCTGGTTGAGCTTATGGAGCTTTCCCATAGGCTGGTATCAGTTGATAAGCTGTATAATTTAGCAGCAGAGGCGGGCTGCGAGTTACTCTTTCTGACATACTTTGGGACAAAAATTCTTCCCAGCAAGAATGTTGAAGAACTAGAATTTTGGATTGGGTTGGCAAAGCAGAAGCTATTAGTTGCATTCCATGAAGAGCCTGTAATATCAGGCCTGAAGGTTTTTCAGGACGAG GTGAAAGCTGATAGTTTGGCTGTTCTTGGACTATTTGCATACCTGGGCAGAAGTACTAGATTGTATTTGTCAAAAATGGGCATAAAAGATATTGATGATCTGGTTAAGGATTTCCTCAG TTACTTGGAGTGTGGCATCCTTTTCATACACCCTGAATTCTCCTCCACGCCGGTTTACCAGCTCTTTATGGAT GTAATCAAAGATGAAATTGGATGGCTCGACTTTTATGCTTCACTATCTTTTGTACGGAATCCCGAGAGAAAGAGATCCAAACAGCATCCCATACAGGCAGAGAAAGAAATGATTCTATCTGCTGTGTTTACTGTCTGCTATGATGTCTTCTCTGGGTTCGCCCATTTAAGCCGCTCAACTTTGCAACCTTTAGATGCAGAATTGCTGGCATTCCTGCTTAGAAG TCAAAATCTACTGGCGCTTTGTCTGGAAGACTATTGGGCTGCCTATGATAGATCATG GGAACCAGTAAAGATTATGGAGGCAGGAGTTATTGAAAATACATCGATTACAGTAGCTAGACCGCCAGCCAGGTTGTCTCCAGCTTTGGAAGCACAACAAATGACTGTCTTGATGGCACAAGAATGTTTAAAGAACAGGTCCCTGAACCTGGCTCACATGATTAAG CCCATCGGATCTGCTGAAATGGATAGGATGACCTCTTCAGGACTACCTACTGCTGAGCCCAACATACTTTCTGAAAATTTACTCAGGAAATATAGCGTGAAGTTTGTGTCAACGAGCTCT GATCTATGGATGGGTACCCAGTTGCTCTTAATAGACATTACGGTGTCCATGGAACTTCTCCTGAAACAGTGGCGAGGCCACAAGGTCTCAAAGCGGGAGCAGAAGAAGCTAAAGAGGACATTAAAAGATATAGCTTCACTTATCCCCGTGACAATTCTGATGCTGCTTCCT GTAACGGCTGTGGGTCATGCGGCCATCTTCACTGCGATCAAGAAGTACTTGCCATCCATG ATCCCTTCTCCATATTCCTCGGAACGCTTGGCCATGGTGAGACAACTAAGGAGGACTAAGAAGATGGAAATCCGATTGTGGAGTAATCTAGAAGATCCCTCCTCCAGAATGATTTGA
- the LOC116193882 gene encoding receptor kinase-like protein Xa21, with amino-acid sequence MLSSSLRINYILLFSLFGHTACLMRGNETDKLALLQFKSLISEDPFGALEFLERHHSLLRVACGHLQPEAWESHRSRSAIFQARSLKVIQLAHNHLVREIPSELGTIAKLEVLSIRNNYLTGEIPSSIGNLSSLHTLSAAINHLHGSIPGSLGQLKKIRVLEIAAINLSSTIPPSMLNLSTLTVITLTSNHGTHGRLPTDLFTTLPNLQDIGLDANLISGSIPVSISNASNLLRFRAAWNKLSGTVPSLAKLSKLRSLLIFKSYLGTGADNDLDFLSSLGEIPPILGKLQALNVLSLCANNFSGPIPPEIFYLSSLSIFFALSRNSSVGFLPAEVGKLKNLGALDVSENMLSNDIPGTVGACISLEQLHMAGNNFQGPIPSTLISLKSLQWLDLSRNNLSGEIPRFLEGRDMLQLLNLSYNNFEGMVPSDRVFNNASAAFVTGNDKLCGGDVFSFGILLLELFTGKRPTDEMFNESLNLQNFVKKALPGQMGEIIDPMPLEEDEYIDLTMKGNDQDRTNNRKSRVKECLASVFHVGVACSNEQPKERMSIADAVAELSSIRNKLVE; translated from the exons ATGCTTTCATCATCTCTTCGTATCAACTACATTCTTCTCTTTTCGCTCTTCGGCCATACTGCGTGCTTGATGAGAGGAAATGAGACTGACAAACTTGCCCTGCTCCAATTCAAATCCCTGATAAGCGAGGACCCTTTCGGGGCGCTCGAATTCTTGGAACGACACCATTCACTTTTGCGAGTGGCATGCGGCCACTTGCAGCCCGAGGCATGGGAGAGTCACCGTTCTCGATCTGCAATCTTTCAAGCTCGCAG TCTCAAGGTCATTCAACTTGCTCACAACCATCTTGTCAGAGAGATTCCATCGGAGTTGGGCACAATAGCAAAGCTTGAGGTGCTCTCTATTCGCAACAACTATCTCACTGGTGAGATCCCATCCTCGATCGGCAATTTGTCGTCTCTTCATACGCTCTCTGCAGCTATAAATCATTTACACGGGAGCATCCCCGGATCCCTGGGTCAGCTCAAGAAGATTCGCGTACTTGAAATTGCTGCAATCAATCTGTCCAGTACAATTCCTCCATCAATGTTAAATTTATCCACTCTGACCGTTATTACTCTCACCTCAAACCATGGCACACACGGACGTCTTCCTACAGACCTGTTCACCACACTCCCAAATCTACAGGACATCGGTCTTGATGCTAATCTTATCTCAGGATCAATTCCGGTCTCAATATCTAACGCGTCAAACTTGTTGAGATTTCGGGCTGCATGGAACAAGCTCAGTGGGACAGTTCCTTCCTTAGCAAAGTTGTCTAAGCTACGCAGTTTATTGATCTTCAAGAGCTATCTAGGAACCGGGGCAGACAATGATTTAGATTTCCTCTCTTCCCTG GGGGAAATTCCTCCTATTCTAGGCAAGCTGCAAGCTCTAAATGTTCTTTCTCTCTGTGCCAACAACTTCAGTGGTCCCATACCCCCTGAAATTTTCTACCTTTCATCGTTGTCAATTTTCTTTGCCCTTTCACGAAATAGTTCGGTAGGTTTCCTGCCTGCCGAGGTTGGGAAGTTGAAGAATTTAGGAGCACTGGATGTCTCAGAAAATATGTTATCCAATGATATTCCAGGCACTGTTGGAGCTTGTATAAGCTTGGAGCAGCTCCATATGGCGGGAAATAATTTCCAAGGGCCCATTCCATCAACTTTAATTTCCTTGAAGAGTCTGCAGTGGTTGGATCTTTCTCGGAACAATCTCTCCGGAGAGATTCCAAGATTCTTGGAGGGCCGGGACATGCTTCAGCTGCTGAATCTGTCCTATAACAATTTTGAGGGCATGGTACCGAGCGATAGAGTCTTCAACAATGCAAGCGCGGCTTTTGTCACAGGGAATGACAAGCTGTGCGG TGGCGATGTTTTCAGCTTCGGCATTCTCCTGTTGGAGCTCTTCACTGGGAAAAGACCCACCGATGAGATGTTTAATGAAAGTCTCAACCTCCAAAACTTTGTCAAGAAAGCTTTGCCTGGTCAAATGGGAGAGATCATAGACCCGATGCCGCTCGAGGAAGACGAATATATTGATTTGACAATGAAGGGAAATGACCAAGATCGAACCAACAACAGAAAAAGCAGAGTTAAGGAGTGTTTGGCTTCAGTGTTTCACGTTGGAGTGGCTTGCTCTAATGAACAACCGAAGGAACGAATGAGCATTGCCGATGCAGTGGCTGAGCTGAGCTCAATCAGAAATAAACTCGTTGAATGA
- the LOC116193883 gene encoding uncharacterized protein LOC116193883 yields MEAGLSSFSALAPPVWGDLSSFGSENASLSRGCDYLEAARNNISRIMACESAKAIWDFLKAEYQGDERIKSIKVPNLIREFKRLQMDESETIMEYSDKLIGIAKKVRFAKLVSALQAPECGRSMRLEGSVEGALKAKLQQHSGGKEKKWKGRKGMAVAHRQLQEKVVQATMEGEKGDRQQGEAHAAVQQEVNQPSIASCFTFSTPCDSWLVDSGCTNHMTSDEKLFRNLDKSMKLKVRIENWEYLAVEGKESIAIESCVGTKLVFDVMYVSEIDQNLLSVGQLLEKGFKLIFEGRKCLIFDSSDKELFKIKM; encoded by the exons ATGGAAGCAGGATTGAGCAGTTTCTCTGCCCTGGCTCCACCAGTATGGGGAGACTTATCAAGCTTTGGCAGTGAGAATGCGAGCCTATCTAGAGGTTGTGATTACTTGGAAGCAGCGAGAAACAATATAAG CAGAATTATGGCTTGTGAATCAGCCAAAGCAATATGGGACTTCCTCAAAGCCGAGTATCAAGGAGATGAGAGGATTAAAAGCATAAAGGTGCCGAATCTGATCAGAGAGTTCAAGAGACTGCAAATGGATGAGTCCGAGACAATCATGGAGTACTCTGACAAGTTGATAGGCATTGCTAAAAAG GTCAGGTTCGCAAAATTGGTTAGTGCTCTACAAGCACCAGAATGTGGGAGGTCAATGAGGTTGGAAGGAAGTGTAGAAGGAGCTCTAAAGGCCAAATTGCAACAACATTCTGGAGGGAAAGAGAAGAAGTGGAAGGGAAGAAAGGGAATGGCTGTAGCTCACAGGCAGTTGCAGGAGAAGGTAGTGCAGGCAACAATGGAGGGAG AGAAGGGAGATCGGCAACAAGGTGAGGCACATGCTGCCGTCCAACAAGAGGTAAATCAACCGTCTATTGCCTCTTGTTTCACTTTTAGTACTCCATGCGATAGTTGGCTTGTTGATAGTGGTTGTACAAACCACATGACAAGTGATGAGAAGTTGTTTAGGAACCTTGATAAGTCAATGAAATTAAAGGTGAGAATTGAGAATTGGGAGTACTTAGCAGTAGAAGGTAAAGAGTCTATAGCAATAGAGAGTTGTGTTGGAACCAAGCTGGTTTTTGATGTCATGTACGTGTCCGAGATTGATCAGAACTTGTTAAGTGTCGGTCAGCTGCTTGAGAAGGGGTTTAAGCTAATATTTGAAGGAAGGAAGTGTTTGATCTTTGACTCCAGTGATAAGGAGCtatttaagataaaaatgTAG
- the LOC116195804 gene encoding probable LRR receptor-like serine/threonine-protein kinase At3g47570, producing the protein MFTPSLQINSIFSLFGLTACLMRENESDRLALLKFKSLIREDPLGLLDSWNDTVHFCEWHGITCNPSHGRVTVLNLQSFKLSGSISPHIGNLSFLMEINLTANKFTGEIPAGIGHLSRLETLALSSNSLQGVIPSNLCNCSALTVLRLANNNLAGEIPSELGTLAKLEVLSIHKNYLTGEIPSSIGNLSSLETISAAINHLCGSIPRSLGQLKSLHILAVGANNLSGTLPPSIFNVSTLTVIDFTENHSIHGSLPIDLFETLPNLRDIGLGANLISGPIPVSISNASNLARFWASDNELYGTVPSLAKLSKLRGLLIRNNNLGTGEVDDLDFLSSLVNASGLFRVEIGGNNFRGRLPVSISNFSTSLGHLDLEYNGISGNIPSGIGNLINLQYLNLRSNNISGIIPSSIGKLQKLVKLYLSGNQLTGELIPSIGNLTRITDLMLSSNSLQGGIPSSLGLLQAVNILSLSSNSLIGSIPTEIFRLSSLSIFLGLSRNNLVGFLPAEVGNLKNLGALDVSENMLSGDIPGTLGACISLEQLHMEGNNFQGSIPSTLSSLKSLQRLDLSRNNLSGEIPRFLEGLDMLQMLNLSYNNFEGVVPSDGVFNNASVTFVTGNDKLCGGSAQLHLPGCPCQKRKPNLALKLVISIISALFGVSLLALFLFLCLFKRKRRELSSISSANQSLLALSYRSLVKATDGFFETNLIGVGAFGSVYRGVITEEEGKTIIAVKVLNLLKREAEKSFLAECEALRNIRHRNLVKVLTACPSIDSKGNDFKALVYEFMPNGSLEDWIHPNLEEGGREGGHGTLRDLSLLQRMNIAIDVACALEYLHHHCENPVVHCDLKPSNILLDVEMVAHVGDFGLARFIPQANNPRYTSQLSSMGIRGSTGYVAPEYGMGSETSTVGDVYSFGILLLELFTGKRPIDEMFNECLNLHNFAKKALSGHLEETVDPCYSRKVNILI; encoded by the exons ATGTTTACGCCATCACTTCAAATCAATTCCATCTTCTCGTTATTCGGCCTTACGGCGTGCCTGATGAGAGAAAATGAGAGCGACAGACTTGCCCTGCTAAAATTCAAGTCCCTGATAAGGGAGGACCCGCTGGGGTTGCTCGATTCTTGGAATGACACCGTTCACTTTTGTGAGTGGCATGGGATCACTTGCAACCCAAGCCATGGGAGGGTCACTGTTCTCAATCTGCAGTCTTTCAAGCTCTCTGGTTCTATTTCACCGCATATTGGGAATCTGAGCTTCCTAATGGAGATTAACCTTACAGCTAACAAGTTTACTGGTGAAATCCCAGCTGGAATAGGGCATCTTTCGAGGCTGGAGACGTTAGCACTGAGCAGCAACTCATTGCAGGGTGTGATCCCTTCCAACTTATGTAACTGCTCGGCTCTCACTGTCCTTCGGCTTGCTAATAATAATCTTGCCGGAGAGATCCCGTCAGAGTTGGGCACATTAGCGAAGCTTGAGGTGCTCTCTATACACAAAAACTACCTAACTGGTGAGATCCCATCTTCAATCGGCAATTTGTCATCTCTTGAGACAATATCTGCAGCTATAAATCATCTATGCGGGAGCATCCCCAGATCCCTTGGTCAGCTCAAGAGCCTTCACATACTTGCAGTTGGTGCAAACAACTTGTCCGGTACGCTTCCTCCATCGATTTTCAATGTATCCACTCTGACCGTCATTGATTTCACAGAAAACCATAGCATACATGGAAGTCTTCCTATTGACCTGTTCGAGACACTCCCAAATCTACGCGACATTGGTCTTGGCGCTAATCTTATTTCAGGACCAATTCCAGTCTCGATATCAAATGCATCAAACTTGGCAAGATTTTGGGCCTCGGATAATGAGCTCTATGGGACAGTTCCTTCGTTAGCAAAGTTGTCTAAGCTCCGTGGTTTACTGATCAGAAACAACAACTTAGGAACCGGGGAAGTCGATGATTTAGATTTCCTCTCTTCCTTGGTCAATGCTTCAGGACTGTTTAGAGTCGAAATAGGTGGCAATAACTTTAGAGGAAGATTGCCTGTAAGTATCAGCAACTTTTCAACTAGTCTTGGTCATCTTGATCTGGAATACAATGGCATATCCGGAAATATTCCCTCCGGCATTGGTAATCTTATCAATTTGCAATACCTCAACCTGAGGAGCAACAATATTTCGGGTATAATCCCCTCAAGCATTGGAAAGCTTCAAAAGCTCGTGAAACTGTACCTCAGTGGCAATCAATTGACTGGGGAACTCATACCCTCCATCGGAAACTTGACACGGATAACCGATTTGATGCTCAGTAGCAACTCCTTGCAGGGGGGAATTCCATCAAGTCTAGGCTTGCTGCAAGCTGTAaatattctctctctttcttctaaCAGCCTTATTGGTTCCATACCCACTGAAATTTTCAGGCTTTCATCATTGTCGATTTTCTTGGGCCTTTCACGAAATAATTTGGTAGGTTTCCTGCCCGCGGAGGTTGGAAATTTGAAGAATTTAGGAGCACTGGATGTCTCAGAAAATATGTTATCCGGTGATATTCCAGGCACTCTCGGAGCTTGTATAAGCTTGGAACAGCTCCATATGGAGGGAAATAATTTCCAAGGGTCCATTCCGTCAACTTTAAGTTCCTTGAAGAGTCTGCAGCGGTTGGATCTTTCTCGGAACAATCTCTCTGGAGAAATTCCAAGATTCTTGGAGGGCCTGGACATGCTTCAGATGCTGAATCTGTCCTATAATAATTTTGAGGGTGTGGTACCAAGCGATGGGGTCTTCAACAATGCAAGCGTGACTTTTGTCACAGGGAATGACAAGCTGTGCGGGGGATCAGCTCAGCTGCATCTTCCGGGATGCCCATGCCAGAAGCGAAAACCGAATCTGGCCCTAAAACTGGTTATCTCAATCATTTCTGCCCTCTTTGGAGTGTCGCTTTtggctctctttcttttcctatGCCTGTTTAAGAGGAAAAGGAGAGAACTTTCATCAATCAGCTCGGCTAATCAGTCCCTATTAGCTCTGTCATATCGTAGCCTCGTAAAAGCCACAGATGGATTCTTCGAAACAAATTTGATTGGTGTCGGGGCGTTTGGCTCTGTGTATAGAGGAGTTATTACTGAAGAAGAAGGCAAAACCATTATTGCAGTCAAGGTGCTTAACCTGTTGAAGAGAGAAGCAGAGAAGAGCTTCTTAGCCGAGTGTGAGGCTTTGAGAAACATCAGACATCGTAACCTCGTCAAGGTTCTTACAGCATGTCCCAGCATTGATAGCAAAGGCAACGATTTCAAGGCCCTCGTATATGAATTCATGCCGAATGGAAGCCTAGAGGATTGGATACATCCAAATCTCGAAGAAGGAGGACGAGAGGGGGGACATGGAACACTCAGGGACCTAAGTCTACTCCAGAGGATGAACATAGCAATTGATGTTGCTTGCGCTCTGGAGTATCTCCATCATCACTGTGAAAACCCTGTTGTTCACTGTGATTTGAAGCCGAGCAACATCCTTCTTGATGTGGAAATGGTTGCTCATGTGGGTGATTTTGGCTTGGCCAGATTCATTCCACAAGCCAACAATCCACGGTATACTAGTCAGTTGAGTTCAATGGGGATCAGAGGCTCAACTGGTTATGTTGCTCCAG AATATGGTATGGGAAGTGAAACTTCTACAGTAGGCGATGTTTACAGCTTCGGCATTCTCCTGTTGGAGCTCTTCACTGGGAAAAGACCCATCGATGAGATGTTCAATGAATGTCTGAACCTCCATAACTTTGCAAAGAAAGCTTTATCCGGTCATCTTGAAGAGACCGTAGACCCATGCTACTCGAGGAAGGTGAACATATTGATTTGA